One window of the Vicinamibacterales bacterium genome contains the following:
- a CDS encoding benzoate-CoA ligase family protein encodes MAAITTAADFGVPAGFNAAAHFVDRHLDAGRGGKVAIECGDEHVTYAALAERVNRCGSALRESLEVRPEERVVLLMLDTPAFLVAFFGAIKIGAVPVPLNTLWKPADYRHVLADSRARVAIVSEELLPKLEAIDRRDLPALRHVVTAGRGLDTLLSTGSPRLDAESTSRDAPAFWLYSSGSTGAPKGCVHLQHDMVVCAELFARGVLQLDEHDRCFSVAKLFFAYGLGNAGYFPLAVGATSILMPGPPTAAAVLAAIDRHRPTVFFSVPTGFAMLLAQPGGFDLHSIRCAVSAGEALPAPLYERFRQRFGVDILDGLGSTEALHIFTSNRPGAIRPGSSGLIVPGYAAAILDERERPVPAGEIGDLWVSGDSICAGYWNQHEKTKATIHGDWIRTGDRYRQDADGYFWPAGRSDDMLKVGGQWVSPIDVETALLSHAAVLECAVIGRDDSDGLAKPAAFVVLRPGVAGSAALAVELQQFVRATLPEYKRPRWVEFLSELPRTPTGKLQRFRLRG; translated from the coding sequence ATGGCCGCCATCACTACTGCCGCCGACTTCGGCGTGCCGGCGGGGTTCAACGCCGCGGCGCACTTCGTCGACCGTCACCTCGACGCCGGCCGCGGCGGCAAGGTCGCCATCGAGTGCGGCGACGAGCACGTCACTTACGCCGCGCTCGCCGAGCGCGTGAACCGGTGCGGGAGCGCCTTGCGCGAGTCGCTGGAAGTGCGGCCGGAAGAGCGGGTCGTCCTGCTGATGCTCGATACGCCGGCGTTCCTCGTGGCCTTCTTCGGTGCCATCAAGATCGGCGCCGTCCCGGTGCCGCTCAACACCCTGTGGAAGCCGGCCGACTACCGGCACGTCCTCGCCGACTCGCGCGCGCGCGTCGCCATCGTCAGCGAGGAGCTGCTGCCGAAACTCGAGGCGATCGACCGCCGCGACCTGCCGGCGCTGCGGCACGTCGTGACCGCCGGGCGCGGGCTCGACACGCTCCTGTCGACGGGATCGCCGCGGCTCGACGCCGAGTCGACCAGCCGGGACGCACCGGCCTTCTGGCTGTATTCGTCTGGCAGCACGGGCGCGCCGAAGGGCTGCGTGCACCTGCAGCACGACATGGTGGTGTGCGCGGAGCTCTTCGCCAGGGGCGTACTGCAGCTCGACGAGCACGATCGCTGCTTCAGCGTCGCGAAGCTGTTCTTCGCCTATGGGCTCGGCAACGCCGGGTACTTTCCGCTGGCGGTCGGCGCGACCAGCATCCTGATGCCGGGTCCGCCGACCGCCGCGGCTGTCCTTGCGGCGATCGACCGGCATCGGCCGACGGTGTTCTTTTCGGTCCCGACGGGCTTCGCGATGCTGCTGGCGCAGCCCGGCGGGTTCGATCTGCATTCGATACGCTGCGCCGTCTCCGCCGGGGAGGCGCTGCCGGCCCCCCTCTACGAACGATTCCGGCAGCGCTTCGGCGTCGACATCCTCGACGGGCTCGGCTCGACCGAGGCGCTGCACATCTTTACGTCGAACCGGCCCGGCGCGATCCGGCCGGGATCGAGCGGGCTGATCGTGCCCGGCTACGCCGCGGCGATTCTCGACGAGCGCGAGCGGCCCGTGCCCGCCGGCGAGATCGGCGATCTGTGGGTGAGCGGCGACTCGATCTGCGCCGGTTACTGGAATCAGCACGAGAAGACGAAAGCCACGATTCACGGCGACTGGATCCGCACCGGCGATCGGTACCGGCAGGACGCTGATGGGTACTTCTGGCCGGCCGGCCGCAGCGACGACATGCTGAAGGTGGGTGGGCAGTGGGTGAGCCCGATCGACGTGGAAACCGCGCTGCTCTCGCACGCCGCCGTGCTCGAGTGCGCGGTGATCGGCCGCGACGACAGCGACGGGCTCGCCAAGCCGGCGGCGTTCGTCGTCCTGCGCCCGGGCGTCGCCGGCTCCGCCGCGCTCGCCGTCGAGCTGCAGCAGTTCGTCCGCGCGACGCTGCCCGAGTACAAGCGCCCGCGATGGGTGGAGTTCCTGTCCGAGCTGCCGCGCACGCCGACCGGCAAGCTCCAGCGGTTCAGGCTCCGCGGATGA
- a CDS encoding helix-turn-helix transcriptional regulator, translated as MSERDSFGPRLRRERERRGISLETLAERTNVSLELWAGLESNDFSKWPGGLFARAFVRDYARVIGLDAAEVIDDFCRLFPVGDRRALPKLRAQAELIGHEFEAGDDRRLMPGGIDRRGGAGAQDPPLASDPAERQAPRRPWWPKKASVP; from the coding sequence ATGTCTGAACGAGACAGCTTCGGTCCACGCCTGCGGCGCGAACGTGAACGCCGCGGTATTTCTCTCGAGACGCTCGCCGAGCGCACGAACGTCAGCCTCGAGCTCTGGGCGGGTCTCGAGAGCAACGACTTCTCCAAATGGCCCGGCGGACTGTTTGCACGCGCGTTCGTCCGCGACTACGCGAGGGTCATCGGTCTCGATGCCGCCGAAGTGATCGACGATTTCTGCCGGCTGTTCCCGGTTGGCGACCGCCGGGCGCTGCCGAAGCTGCGCGCGCAGGCCGAGTTGATCGGACACGAGTTCGAGGCGGGCGACGATCGGCGGCTCATGCCTGGCGGCATCGACCGCCGCGGCGGCGCCGGGGCGCAGGACCCCCCACTGGCGTCCGATCCGGCCGAGCGGCAGGCGCCGCGGCGACCGTGGTGGCCGAAAAAGGCGTCGGTGCCGTAG
- the pepT gene encoding peptidase T encodes MAVLERFLRYVRVDTRADDRSTTCPSTPGQMTLQRLLRDELRELGLAEVDLDANGYLMATVPATPGVDEAPVIGLVAHVDTSPEMPGDGVTPILHERWDGRDIVLPDDPSAVLRASEQPDLARQIGHDIVTASGRTLLGADDKAGVAVIVEAAAQLMSRPDLRHGRIRVAFTPDEEIGRGADRFDVARFGAHCGYTLDGGNVGELEFESFSADVMRVTFTGFNTHPGYAKGKMVNAIRAASRFVDRLPRERLSPESTAGYDGFVHPYQMEASVDRTSVRVLLRDHATARLRDQEALVRSLAGAVAAETGTQVGFDVTEQYRNMREVLDTRPEVVQRARAAIRRAGFTPIENPIRGGTDGSRLSFMGLPTPNLFAGEHNFHSRLEWTSRQDLEAAVAVVIELAQVWAV; translated from the coding sequence ATGGCGGTGCTCGAACGTTTTCTCCGTTACGTGCGGGTCGATACCCGTGCCGATGATCGATCGACAACCTGCCCGTCGACGCCGGGCCAGATGACGCTGCAGCGGCTCCTCCGCGACGAGCTGCGGGAGCTTGGACTCGCCGAAGTCGATCTCGACGCCAACGGGTATCTGATGGCGACGGTTCCGGCGACACCTGGCGTCGACGAGGCACCGGTCATCGGGCTCGTCGCCCACGTCGACACGTCGCCCGAAATGCCGGGCGACGGGGTGACGCCGATCCTCCACGAGCGCTGGGACGGCCGCGATATCGTGCTGCCCGACGATCCGTCGGCCGTGTTGCGTGCCTCAGAGCAGCCGGACCTGGCGCGTCAAATCGGACACGACATCGTCACCGCGTCGGGGCGGACGCTCCTCGGTGCCGACGACAAGGCCGGCGTCGCGGTCATCGTCGAGGCGGCGGCGCAGCTGATGTCGCGCCCGGATCTGCGGCACGGGCGGATCCGCGTGGCCTTCACCCCGGACGAGGAGATCGGCCGCGGCGCCGACCGGTTCGACGTGGCACGCTTCGGCGCGCACTGCGGCTACACGCTCGACGGCGGCAACGTCGGTGAGCTGGAGTTCGAGAGCTTCTCGGCCGACGTCATGCGCGTCACCTTTACAGGCTTCAACACGCACCCGGGCTATGCGAAGGGAAAGATGGTGAACGCGATCCGGGCCGCGTCCCGCTTCGTCGACCGCCTGCCGCGCGAGCGGCTGTCGCCGGAGAGCACCGCCGGCTACGACGGCTTCGTGCATCCGTACCAGATGGAGGCGTCGGTCGACCGCACCTCGGTGCGCGTGCTGCTGCGCGATCACGCCACGGCGCGGCTGCGCGATCAGGAGGCGCTCGTCCGGTCGCTGGCGGGCGCGGTCGCGGCCGAGACCGGCACCCAGGTCGGCTTCGACGTCACTGAGCAGTACCGCAACATGCGGGAAGTCCTCGACACGCGTCCCGAAGTGGTCCAGCGCGCCCGCGCTGCGATCCGGCGCGCCGGATTCACGCCGATCGAAAATCCGATCCGCGGCGGCACCGACGGCTCGCGGCTGTCATTCATGGGACTGCCGACGCCGAACCTGTTTGCCGGTGAGCACAACTTCCATTCCCGCCTCGAGTGGACGTCGCGCCAGGATCTCGAAGCGGCTGTCGCCGTCGTTATCGAGCTGGCGCAAGTCTGGGCGGTGTAA
- a CDS encoding exodeoxyribonuclease III: MLKVCTWNVNGIRARQAQLQDFIEREQPSVFCLQEIKAAPDQLPVWLCEIEGYWCYWHGTKGYSGVALHVSKSLAAERPVFAHPAFDYESRIVTAEVNGILFASIYVPNGGKDYPAKLRFLESLQRFTGDLHAAGKPAVLCGDLNIARTDMDVHPKERKPRAIGQLPEERALLERIIGNGLVDISRALEPANDQLFSWWAPWRQMRERNIGWRLDYVLASQPLFETVQSCVIQREFGTSDHGPVMATFGA; the protein is encoded by the coding sequence GTGCTCAAGGTCTGCACCTGGAACGTCAACGGCATCCGCGCCCGTCAGGCGCAGCTCCAGGACTTCATCGAGCGCGAACAGCCCTCCGTCTTCTGCCTGCAGGAAATTAAGGCGGCCCCCGACCAGCTCCCGGTATGGCTCTGCGAGATCGAGGGGTACTGGTGCTACTGGCACGGCACGAAAGGGTATTCAGGTGTGGCGCTGCACGTAAGCAAGTCGCTGGCGGCCGAGCGTCCGGTGTTTGCCCATCCCGCCTTCGACTACGAGAGCCGGATCGTCACCGCGGAGGTGAACGGGATCCTGTTCGCTTCGATCTACGTACCCAACGGCGGCAAGGACTACCCGGCGAAGCTGCGGTTTCTCGAATCGCTGCAGCGGTTCACAGGGGACCTGCACGCGGCGGGGAAGCCGGCCGTGCTCTGCGGCGACCTGAACATCGCGCGCACTGACATGGACGTCCATCCGAAGGAGCGGAAACCTCGCGCCATCGGCCAGCTTCCCGAAGAGCGCGCGTTGCTCGAACGCATCATCGGCAACGGGCTCGTCGACATCAGCCGCGCGCTCGAGCCAGCAAACGACCAGCTGTTCAGCTGGTGGGCGCCGTGGCGGCAGATGCGCGAGCGGAACATCGGCTGGCGCCTCGACTACGTGCTGGCGAGCCAGCCGCTCTTCGAGACGGTGCAGTCCTGCGTCATCCAGCGCGAGTTCGGCACGAGCGATCACGGACCGGTGATGGCCACGTTCGGCGCGTAG
- a CDS encoding VWA domain-containing protein, whose protein sequence is MRKPLLALAAALVAAAALSAQQAPPTAPPPTQTPATGQPQGSQPSPPQGQRPPVFRGGTESVRVDVTVTDRKGNPVTDLSRDDFEVREDGVQQTVDTIKMIHATGEAPDDDVSLAIRSPEHAAVEAARDDIRVFVIFWDEYHIGQFVPAIRGREVLGDFVQSAFGPTDLVALMDQLTPTDAIRLTRDRRALAEQTRKLQGRLNVYMPVRSGVEEAQMYQMRDIERLRSQVTTSALESTIAYLGQLKEGRKAIIFVSQTIGRVGDGPGDNYTWLDGAIRLANANNTTIYTLDPRGLDMTNRVSDILLALAENTGGRQFSGNAPAAALRTVVKEASAFYLVGYRSEKNPTDGKFHKIAVHVKRPGVEVKARTGYYAPSAVDMEAAKRKAAENTAPPEIEKALSTLVDAPHLPSAGDFWAGASVGDDGTPRITAIWTPREGSAASGVLLHATAADGRVLFDGPMTAGPVSFAAAPGTIHLRQTLNDTPSSTAGRQDTTIDVPDFSALPLSIATPILYRARTPLELRAIQAAVPTPFAGRQFERTDRIIVRFDVLGAAASDATVTVALLSRLGAKLATMPLRKTATGPYEVDLPIASVGRGDYVFEFAASHGADQVKALLSFRVN, encoded by the coding sequence ATGCGCAAACCGTTGCTGGCGTTGGCCGCCGCGTTGGTGGCCGCCGCGGCGCTCTCCGCACAGCAGGCACCGCCGACCGCCCCGCCTCCCACTCAGACACCCGCGACGGGTCAACCGCAGGGTTCGCAGCCGTCCCCGCCGCAGGGTCAGCGCCCGCCGGTGTTCCGCGGCGGCACCGAGAGCGTCCGCGTCGACGTCACCGTCACCGATCGCAAAGGCAATCCGGTTACCGATCTGAGCAGGGACGATTTCGAGGTCCGCGAAGACGGCGTCCAGCAGACGGTCGACACGATCAAAATGATTCACGCGACCGGCGAGGCGCCCGACGACGACGTGTCGCTCGCGATTCGATCGCCTGAACACGCGGCGGTCGAAGCGGCGCGCGACGATATCCGCGTCTTCGTCATCTTCTGGGACGAGTACCATATCGGGCAGTTCGTTCCGGCGATCCGGGGCCGCGAAGTGCTCGGCGACTTCGTGCAGAGCGCGTTCGGGCCGACCGATCTGGTGGCGCTGATGGACCAGCTGACGCCCACCGACGCCATCCGCCTGACACGCGACCGGCGCGCGCTCGCCGAGCAGACGCGCAAGCTCCAGGGGCGCCTCAACGTCTACATGCCGGTCCGCAGCGGCGTCGAGGAAGCGCAGATGTATCAGATGCGCGACATCGAGCGGCTGCGCTCGCAGGTCACCACCAGCGCGCTCGAGTCGACGATTGCGTATCTCGGACAGCTCAAGGAGGGACGCAAGGCGATCATCTTCGTCTCGCAGACGATCGGACGCGTCGGCGACGGCCCCGGCGACAACTACACCTGGCTCGATGGCGCGATCCGTCTCGCCAACGCCAACAACACCACCATCTACACCCTCGATCCGCGCGGCCTCGACATGACCAACCGCGTCTCGGACATCCTGCTCGCGCTCGCGGAGAACACGGGCGGCCGGCAGTTCTCGGGCAACGCGCCGGCCGCCGCGCTCCGCACGGTCGTCAAGGAGGCGAGTGCCTTCTACCTGGTGGGCTACCGCTCCGAGAAGAACCCGACCGACGGCAAATTCCACAAGATTGCCGTGCACGTGAAGCGCCCGGGTGTGGAGGTGAAGGCGCGCACCGGCTACTACGCGCCGTCGGCCGTCGACATGGAGGCGGCCAAGCGCAAGGCAGCGGAAAACACCGCGCCGCCGGAAATCGAGAAGGCGCTCTCGACGCTGGTCGATGCGCCGCATCTGCCGTCTGCCGGAGACTTCTGGGCGGGCGCCAGCGTCGGAGACGACGGCACGCCGCGGATCACGGCGATCTGGACGCCGCGCGAGGGCTCAGCCGCGTCGGGTGTCCTGCTGCACGCGACGGCGGCCGACGGCCGCGTCCTTTTCGACGGGCCGATGACCGCCGGGCCGGTCAGCTTTGCGGCGGCGCCCGGGACGATTCACCTGCGGCAGACGCTGAACGACACGCCGAGTTCCACAGCCGGCCGCCAGGACACCACGATTGACGTGCCGGACTTCTCCGCCCTGCCGCTCTCGATCGCGACGCCGATCCTCTACCGCGCGCGGACGCCGCTTGAGCTGCGCGCGATCCAGGCCGCTGTGCCGACGCCGTTTGCGGGCCGCCAGTTCGAACGCACGGACCGGATCATCGTCCGCTTCGACGTCCTCGGCGCGGCAGCGTCCGACGCGACCGTCACCGTCGCCCTGCTCAGCCGTCTTGGCGCGAAGCTGGCGACCATGCCGCTGCGCAAGACCGCGACCGGCCCGTACGAGGTCGACCTGCCGATCGCGTCGGTCGGCCGCGGCGACTACGTCTTCGAATTCGCGGCGTCGCATGGGGCGGACCAGGTCAAGGCGCTGCTGTCCTTCCGGGTCAACTAA